The Bacillota bacterium LX-D region TTGGGCTAACTTTCTCTTGTCTAACCTTTGAATTTCCTGACCATTTAAAGAAACCTTACCGCCAAAGGTACCTCCGTAGAATTCCGGTACCAGACCCGTTAAAGCTCTGACCAATGTAGATTTACCACATCCTGAGCCACCTACAATTAAAACAAACTGTCCTTCTAAAATTTCCAAGTTTATTTTTTCTAAAGCAGGTTTTGTTTTTTCAGGGTAATAGTAAGTTAAATTTTCGATTTGAATCTGGGCCATTTTTTACACCCCCAACTTAAAAATGCCGGAATAGCCAGTAAAAAAATCAATACAGCTGCTGCCGGGAAATCACTTCGAGTAATATTTTCGAGACGTGGATAATAAGTGTAATTAGCCCAGCCTTGCCATGCCGACCAAAGGCCAAGCAAAAAAGCCAATACTGTTGCTGACATAATCAAGGAATCTCTGGGACGCCAAAGTTCCCTGCTGTAATACGTTCTTTTTCCGCTTCCATAGCCTCTAGCCTGCATAGCTTCTGCCGTCTGGAGAGAAGACTCTAAAGAAGATAAAAGTAGTACATTGATAATAGGCAACCGATTCTTAACTTTCTGCATAAAACTACCCGTATCTAATTTGGCACCCCGACAGCGTTGAACTTCCGTAATGCGCAGCACATCTCCCAACATTAAAGGGAAAAGCCTTGTACCCATAGTAATAGCCAGTACCGACTTATTACCCAAGCGACTGAAGAGCTTCAGAACTTTATCAGGATGCACAGCATAGGTATATAAACAAAAAATGCTGATAATTACTAGCAAACGAACACCCATAGCAGCTCCATAGCACAAAGCCTCTAAGGTAATCCGTATTCTTCCTATGACTGGAACATTCGGCCCGTTCCACAAAACCGTAGTTCCTACATGTACCAGACAAGAGTTAACCAGCATAATAATGACCAGCATCCCCAGGCTGACTTCCAAATAAGGCTTCCATTCACGTAAATTCTCAGCAGCAGCTAGAACTAAACCTGTAACTAGCAGTAAACCAAACAAATATACGGGATGGGAAAATAATAGCGCTAAAAAAGTCACGACAACAATAAAGCTTAATGCAGTCAAAGGATGTAATTGATGAATTAGATTATGCTTTGCACGATAAATTAACACATTGCACCATTTCCTTATTTTTTTACTGCACCGGCAAGCTCAGGACCTTACCTCCAGATACAGCTGCCTGATAGCAACTTTTAATTTTTTCCGGGTGGCCGGCAAGAATATTAACCGCCTGTTTTAAACCTGCTTCATCAATACCAACAACAAGCCACAAGGGCTTTTCATCACCATTACCATCACCTGTGGCAACAATAGCTCCTGCACTTTTAGTTAAGGTTTTAGCTACTTTATTTGAAGAATTAATAATTTCTAAACCCTTACCAGTAAAATGTACACACGTTCCTGTTTTACTGTAGGCAGCATTTAACTCCGATAGACTTTTAATCTGCCTTAGCTTCTTCCATTCTCCCAAAACTATAGTAGGCCCAGTTCTTGTTAGGGATTGGTTTTTTGCTAAATCTTGACACTGTACACTGGCGACTCCTTTTGCCTTTAGGACTTGCTTTAGTTTATCAGCCAACTCCTGATTTTCAGATAAACTTAAAATTGTTGTCGTTTTAACCTTACCTTTATAACCATGGAGAAAAGGTTCAGGATAAGAACCAATAACAGCAGGGAACGTAGACATACTCTCCCATTTGTGATAATCCCACCAAATTACATCGCCTAGATGGGGCAAATAATCTAAAACTCCTACATTTGCAAAAATGCCATTTACATAATACATCCAGGCCTTTTTTTGACCACTTTCAGCTGTTAATCCGTTAATGCCAGTAATAAAGCCTCCTCCCTGGGCAGTTTCCAGTTGAGCTGAGCTTTGTAAAACATCGAAAACTGTCCAGTTTTTTTCTAATATAATTTCTTTTTTTAACAATGAACTCTTCCCAAAGTCTTTCGTAATCCATAAGGAAACAGTTTTTCCACTGCTTTTTTTACTTGAGGATACTGACGAAGTATTGGTATTGGCAACTTGAACAGCAGCGTTATTAGCATTATTCTCTTCTTGTTTATTTGATTGTTGATTAGACTGTTCAGCTTCTTTAGTCTTATCTTGCAGCTCTTTTTGTGTTTCTTTTTCTGTGAGATTAGCTGCCTGAGTATTCTGTTGAACTTGGGCAGCTTGTTGTTGAGCATTGGCAGATTGCTTAGAGCTATTGCCCCCGGCACATCCATTCAATAGGGCTGCCGATAGTAATAATACTGCCAGTAAAGCTAGTAAAGGCTTCTTTTTCATTTCACAACCTCCCAAGGATAAATTCCTCACAATTTTTTATTTTACTGATTCAACATAATTACACTTTTCTAAGAATTATTACTCAAGTCAACTTTGTTTTGATAAACCGTTTACATTTTTAATAGTTTATCAATCAAAACAGCTGCTTCTGCTCTGGTTACATAACCTAAAGGAGCCAAAGTATCTTTACTGCGACCAGTCATCAACCCCTGGGCAACAACATTAGCCAGACTATTTTTAGCCCAAGTTGGAATATTTTCTTGATCCGTAAAGGCTTTTAAAGCATCGGTTTGCTTTAGTGCTTTCTCACCCTGTTTTATCTCTAAAGCGTTGTTGAGCATAACTGCCAATTCAGCTCTTGTTACATAACTGTCAGGCGAAAAATGATTGAAAGATGTACCTTTTAAAATATTAGCTTTGGCTGCAGCTGCAATATAATCTGCATACCAGGCATTTTGAGGAACATCAGTAAAGTTTAATTCGTTTCTTTCTATTGCTAATCCTAAGGCCTTAGCTAACAAAACAGCGCACTGAGCCCGTGTAATCTTTTGATTTGGTTCATATTTTCCTGCAGTTGTACCGGACACAATTTGTTTTGCACTCAAAGATTTAATTGCATCTTCTGCCCAATGTCCAGCTAAATCTTTATATTGAACCTCGCTTTTTAATAAAACCAAGCATCCTGTCTGTGAAGATGCGACCTGGATCACTCCGGATTTAGAATTTATTTCTTTACCCACAAAACTGAATTGACCGTTTTCGTATTGATAAAGTCCTATTAACTCAGAATTATCCGTAAGAACTTTATCTGTAATTTGCATAGTTAAGGGCTTTGCTAAAGATACTAAAAACATTTTCTTATCTGCATCCTGCAAACGGAATTGATAGCTTTTCCCAACTACTTGTAATTTCAAACTACTGTTAGATTTAGCCTGAGCAGTTTGCTCAATCTCTTTTTGTAACTCTGAACCGTTTTCTTCTAAAGCTAATACATAACCTTCACCTTCTTGTTCCTGACCAGTTACAAGACATGTCAAGGCATCACTAAATTTGATACTTAGTTTTATTCCATTCTCTTTTAAATTTTTTGCCGTTTCTTTGGTCATTAAAAATTCTAGATTTCTTTTCTTTTTTGATATGCCAGGCAAATTTACACTCATTTGCTTGGCATTATTTTCATCCTGGGTAATAGAATCTTGCATTCCATTATCTTTAAACACTTTGTTTAGATTTTGCCAAAAATCCTCTCTTTGCTCCAATATCTCTTTGATTTGTTCTGCCTTTAAAGAAACAGTTGTTGTACTGTCACTAGAAGTGACATTTAGATGGTCCAATGCTACTGAATCGGCTTTTAAAAGCATTTTTTCTTTTTGTTTTTGTAAGCTATCTGTTAACTCCTGCATATTTGCATCAGTGAACTTGCTCCGAACTACTTTTACCCCATCATCCATAACATCGTTTAAAGCCTCTAAACATTGGGGTAATGTAGAGCCTTTATAATCAATAATCGCTGCCAGCGCATGGTCTGTTACATATGTGACTAGTTCTACCGCTTCCTTAGCTTCCGTATCTTTGTCACTTAAAGCTTTATACACCTCACTATTTAAAAGCTTATTTAATTTTTTTAATGCTTGATCTGGTTTCCATATACCGTCTTGTATTTTATCTTCCATTATTTTCGCTTTATCCATAGCAATATCGACTAATAAATTACCAGTATTGGCAAATTCATTATCTGAGTAGCTATTATTTCCACCGGAAGAATTCTTTTTAATATCGCTCCAGCTAGGGCCTCTAGAATTCATATCGGCACTATACCACCAAATAATTTTATCTCCGTTTGTAACTTCTTGATCAGGCGCAGGTACCTCAGGCGTTATATTGCCAACCTTGTACATCCATCCGTTCTGTCCGTTGTTTTCCTGACCAGAAATACTAGTTACGAGGTCGCCATCTAAAATGCATTTCAAATTAGTAGCTAGTAATGCTTCTAAAGCGTTATTTTTATTTTTTCTTAAAGTCACGCTTTCAGGCCCATACAATAAATCGCCGCTTCTGCCAACAACAGCAATTTCTACGGAAATTTTATCGCTGGAAGGATCTTGGTTACCACCGCTGTCACTAGTAACTTGAATTTCATCTCGCCAAGTAACTACATTAGGATAACCGTTGCTATTTTGATTGCTAACAAAGTAGTTGACTGTTCCTTCTTTAATATTTTTTATAAAAACTTCCTTGCCTTGGCTAGTATAAGTTTCATCTCCTACTTTTACTGTATATTCGCCAATGGCTGCAGCTTCATCCGATGTTAGATTTTGTAATCCTGTAGGGTAAACGTATTTCTGGGCACTAATTTTAATTGTCACTGTATCCCCTGCTTTTGGTGATGGAGGATCTACTGTTACTATGGGCAGATAGGTTTTACCGGCCCAGGTTTTGCTGTCATAGCCACTGATATAAAAGATGATTTCGTCTCCGTCCTCTACGTTATAGCTACCTGCTCCTAAATCAAAAACGCTTGGGTCAATAACCCCATTGCGCAGCACATAATAGCTCCAGCTGGTGTTAATACTATCTCCGTTCTTTCCCCCTTCTCCCATAATTTCACTAACAAAACCGTCAGAAGCTTTGACATTATCCTTGCCAACGGCTTTTTCCAAAGCATCCAATGCTGTACCACTAACGGTTACTGTTTCATCTTTTAGGCTCTCTGTGGCACCCTCAACTCGCACTCGGACTGTTTTTTCGCTAACGGGGTCAGGTTCAGGTTTGGTATCTTTTTGTAAATTATAAAATACATTTCCATTAACTAGATCAGCTATGGCAATAAGTGCTTGTCTAGTTGCCAGGGAATTACTGGTGCCATTCTTACTGTGAGAAAAAGATTTATCTTCTTTTTGAAAGGCAAATAAAGCGTCGATCATTGTTTTACCGTTCTTTTGCCACTCGCTAGAAGTTACATCTATCCCACAAGCTGTTAGCCCTCTAATAACCATAGCAATAGATTCAGTATTTTCCGTAGAACCACTCTGATACCCGCCGGAATCTAGTTGATTGTTTTGCAAAAATTGTTCTGCTTTAGCAATTGCCTCTTTGACTCCTGTTACATCTTGATGACTGGACAAAGCCATCAATGTCATCCCGGTGACATCCACATCTCCTATATTCCCGTCTAAGGCAAATCCTCCATCCTGCTTTTGCTGTTCAAGTAGATAAGCTATAGCTTTATCAGTGTTGTAACTTGCTTTCATAGTATCTAAAGTAATCACTGCCCAGATAGTATCGTTAACAGCTCCACCAAAATGGCCCTGATCTGTTTGCTTGTCAACTAATTCAGTCACTATATTTCTTTCATTGACATTAGCCGGGTTTTGTCCGGCCCCTTTCATGCCTAATATGGTTTTAGCATAGTCCCTTGCAGGTGATTCATTATTTAATGAATCCAATTGCCAATCTGGTAATATCCAAGGACTTTGAGTCAAATCTACTCCTGCATTTTTAAGGCCAATTACTTCTTCCCAGTTTTCCAAGTTCGTTTTTTGATTTTCATAGTAAGTAACAATATCTTGCAACTCATCATTTAGTGAATCCTCAGCCAATGCTGGAAATGCAAAGGAGCATAATGATATAATCGCCAATAAAATTAAACTTAATTTTTTAAGCACAATAACACCTCCATTCATCTGTAAACAGGATAACAAAATTTCTTACCGAAACAATTAATTAAGATGATTTTTTCAATTTAATAATGGCAGAGTAAGAAGTTTCTTAAAAAAGGGTACAAAAAAATCACCTCCCTATCATCCGTAGCTCTGGCGTTTACAAAAACAGGCAGGTCTCCTGGCTCTGGTTCATCAAGATTTTACGTCTTCCCAAGTTCTCACTTAGTGACATAATTGTAAAATCCCTCACCTTTACAGTGGCGGGACCGCTCCGGATTTCCACCGGCTTCCCTTTTAAGTTTTACCCTCGAGTAAAACACCTATTTTTTAGAGTATTTAATTTTTTTACTATTTTTAATTAATTTGAAAGACTAACGGCTTCTTTTTCTTTACGCTTGTAATCTAAGTATAAATCGATTCCTTTAGTCAGTGATTCATATACAGTTTTACCGATTAAATAGCCTAGATCCGTTGCCGTCCCAGCATAAGGAATCGATTTTCCATTACCTGTGCAGGCTACCACAATAGCATCACTTGTTGTCCCGGTTACCTGTTCCCCATTAGCCAACTTAATTTGTTTTTTAAATAAAGATCTTGCCTTGGCTTCTGTAGCAGTCATAACAGCATTAATCATGGCTGCTTCAGTTAAGTTTCCATCAATCAGTACGATTAAATTAATGGTTCCCGGGCAATTATTATTAGTCACTTGTCTTATTGGTATACCGGCCACACCCGGATTACCAATCCCTGCAGTACAAAGAGTAACGACTTTCAAGCTCTCAATTTGGCAGCAGCTCATAAGCGTATTTTTAATACTGACTGCTGTCATCATGCCAACTATATCTTTTTTAAGTTCCAACCCCGCTGCCACTTGCTGCAAATCTTTTTCCGGATCGTCTCCCCCATAATTCAAATCAACTGTATGATTTAAAATATAATTTGCTGTACGTAAATGTCCACCTAAAATAGCAGAACTTGCTACTTTCAAAGGTTGATCCGCTTTGATCAGCAATGTATTTGGTTCGGGCACTTCAAGTGTGACCCCTGATATTGGTATTTGTTGATGAATATATACTAATTCCTCTAGCAACTTTTCCCCTCCTAATAAAAAAACTCTGTCTACAAAACAGAGTTTAAAGTGTTATTCTAAAAAAGGTATAGAAAAACAGCCATCTCTATCTTCCGTAGATTAGCATCTTCAAAACAGGCAGGTCTCCTGGCTATGGTTCATCAAGATTTTACGTCTTCCCAAGCTCTTGCTTAGTGACACTAATGTAAAATCCCTCACCTTTACAGTGGCGGGACCGCTCCGGATTTCCACCGGCTTCCCTATTAAGTTTTGCCCACAGGCAAAACACCTATTTTGTTAAATATATTTTTTTAATTATTTTCCATTTTTCTACTGCTAGTATATCACTTCTATCCAGTAATGGCAATATACATTTCAATGACTCAACTAACACATTTATTTCGCTAAACAATTCTTGGACATCTGTTAAAGATTCCGGGCCAATGTTGTCAGCAATTTGGCCTGCATCTAAATAGGAATACTGCCGGCAATCCATTTAGCAGCAACTTTACGTATTGCACTTAACAAGTCCGGCACCCTTGGTAAGAGTTGACGGACTAAAAAAATCACAATATAATTAGCTCAATAGAATAATAAGACAGTTCGTAACCATCCTGTCTATAAACAAAACTACGGGCTAGCTATCGGCAAAGATAGCTCATTTTTGTTTTTTATAGGGCAGTATACGCCCTTTTTTTATTGTTTTGAACTATTTTATTGGAACATATTGGGGGGATATAATGAAACTTATTGGTATAACTACAACTGTACCAATAGAAGTACTAATTGCTGCAGGCTATAAGGTAATTGACCTCAATAATATTTTTGTCTCTTCGCAAGATTATATAAAGTACATTGAAATAGCTGAAAAAGATGGATTTCCCAAAAGTTCCTGCGCTTGGATCAAGGGTATCTACGGAGTTTGTGTCCAAAATAATATTAAGGAGGTTATTGGAGTTATACAGGGTGACTGCTCAAATACCAAAGCTTTATTAGAAGTTTATAAAAAAAAAGGCATTTCTGTACACCCATTCTCGTATCCTAGTAGTCACAAATTAGCAGACATTACAGCAAGTATTGATAAATTTATGGAAACGTTCCTCCTTACAGCAAATAAAGTGGAAAACACCCGTAAAAAGTTAAATAAGATTCGTAATTTGGCCAAAAGAATAGACGAGCTTACCTACATCCACAACAAAGCAACCGGATTGGAAAACCACCTGTATCAAGTGATGTTAAGTGATTTTAATAGGGACCCGCAAGAATTTAAAAGGTTGCTAGAACAAAAAATTATAGAAATTGAGCAGCGACCCCCTTTGAAGCATAAATTGCGTCTTGGCTATATTGGGGTTCCTCCTATGACTTGTGATTTGTATGATTATGTAGAAAAATTGGATGCCCGTTTTGTTTATAATGAAGTACAGAGAGAATTTGCCTTTCCACGTGGGGCTACAGCCAAAAATATCTACGAACAGTATCACGACTACACTTACCCCTATGATCTCAGTTTTAGATTGGATGAAATTAAAAAACAAATTAATGAACGTCAATTAGAT contains the following coding sequences:
- a CDS encoding energy-coupling factor transporter transmembrane component T, which translates into the protein MLIYRAKHNLIHQLHPLTALSFIVVVTFLALLFSHPVYLFGLLLVTGLVLAAAENLREWKPYLEVSLGMLVIIMLVNSCLVHVGTTVLWNGPNVPVIGRIRITLEALCYGAAMGVRLLVIISIFCLYTYAVHPDKVLKLFSRLGNKSVLAITMGTRLFPLMLGDVLRITEVQRCRGAKLDTGSFMQKVKNRLPIINVLLLSSLESSLQTAEAMQARGYGSGKRTYYSRELWRPRDSLIMSATVLAFLLGLWSAWQGWANYTYYPRLENITRSDFPAAAVLIFLLAIPAFLSWGCKKWPRFKSKI
- a CDS encoding DUF4430 domain-containing protein, translating into MKKKPLLALLAVLLLSAALLNGCAGGNSSKQSANAQQQAAQVQQNTQAANLTEKETQKELQDKTKEAEQSNQQSNKQEENNANNAAVQVANTNTSSVSSSKKSSGKTVSLWITKDFGKSSLLKKEIILEKNWTVFDVLQSSAQLETAQGGGFITGINGLTAESGQKKAWMYYVNGIFANVGVLDYLPHLGDVIWWDYHKWESMSTFPAVIGSYPEPFLHGYKGKVKTTTILSLSENQELADKLKQVLKAKGVASVQCQDLAKNQSLTRTGPTIVLGEWKKLRQIKSLSELNAAYSKTGTCVHFTGKGLEIINSSNKVAKTLTKSAGAIVATGDGNGDEKPLWLVVGIDEAGLKQAVNILAGHPEKIKSCYQAAVSGGKVLSLPVQ
- a CDS encoding S-layer homology domain-containing protein, which codes for MLKKLSLILLAIISLCSFAFPALAEDSLNDELQDIVTYYENQKTNLENWEEVIGLKNAGVDLTQSPWILPDWQLDSLNNESPARDYAKTILGMKGAGQNPANVNERNIVTELVDKQTDQGHFGGAVNDTIWAVITLDTMKASYNTDKAIAYLLEQQKQDGGFALDGNIGDVDVTGMTLMALSSHQDVTGVKEAIAKAEQFLQNNQLDSGGYQSGSTENTESIAMVIRGLTACGIDVTSSEWQKNGKTMIDALFAFQKEDKSFSHSKNGTSNSLATRQALIAIADLVNGNVFYNLQKDTKPEPDPVSEKTVRVRVEGATESLKDETVTVSGTALDALEKAVGKDNVKASDGFVSEIMGEGGKNGDSINTSWSYYVLRNGVIDPSVFDLGAGSYNVEDGDEIIFYISGYDSKTWAGKTYLPIVTVDPPSPKAGDTVTIKISAQKYVYPTGLQNLTSDEAAAIGEYTVKVGDETYTSQGKEVFIKNIKEGTVNYFVSNQNSNGYPNVVTWRDEIQVTSDSGGNQDPSSDKISVEIAVVGRSGDLLYGPESVTLRKNKNNALEALLATNLKCILDGDLVTSISGQENNGQNGWMYKVGNITPEVPAPDQEVTNGDKIIWWYSADMNSRGPSWSDIKKNSSGGNNSYSDNEFANTGNLLVDIAMDKAKIMEDKIQDGIWKPDQALKKLNKLLNSEVYKALSDKDTEAKEAVELVTYVTDHALAAIIDYKGSTLPQCLEALNDVMDDGVKVVRSKFTDANMQELTDSLQKQKEKMLLKADSVALDHLNVTSSDSTTTVSLKAEQIKEILEQREDFWQNLNKVFKDNGMQDSITQDENNAKQMSVNLPGISKKKRNLEFLMTKETAKNLKENGIKLSIKFSDALTCLVTGQEQEGEGYVLALEENGSELQKEIEQTAQAKSNSSLKLQVVGKSYQFRLQDADKKMFLVSLAKPLTMQITDKVLTDNSELIGLYQYENGQFSFVGKEINSKSGVIQVASSQTGCLVLLKSEVQYKDLAGHWAEDAIKSLSAKQIVSGTTAGKYEPNQKITRAQCAVLLAKALGLAIERNELNFTDVPQNAWYADYIAAAAKANILKGTSFNHFSPDSYVTRAELAVMLNNALEIKQGEKALKQTDALKAFTDQENIPTWAKNSLANVVAQGLMTGRSKDTLAPLGYVTRAEAAVLIDKLLKM
- a CDS encoding adenosylcobinamide amidohydrolase, which produces MLEELVYIHQQIPISGVTLEVPEPNTLLIKADQPLKVASSAILGGHLRTANYILNHTVDLNYGGDDPEKDLQQVAAGLELKKDIVGMMTAVSIKNTLMSCCQIESLKVVTLCTAGIGNPGVAGIPIRQVTNNNCPGTINLIVLIDGNLTEAAMINAVMTATEAKARSLFKKQIKLANGEQVTGTTSDAIVVACTGNGKSIPYAGTATDLGYLIGKTVYESLTKGIDLYLDYKRKEKEAVSLSN
- a CDS encoding 2-hydroxyacyl-CoA dehydratase, producing the protein MKLIGITTTVPIEVLIAAGYKVIDLNNIFVSSQDYIKYIEIAEKDGFPKSSCAWIKGIYGVCVQNNIKEVIGVIQGDCSNTKALLEVYKKKGISVHPFSYPSSHKLADITASIDKFMETFLLTANKVENTRKKLNKIRNLAKRIDELTYIHNKATGLENHLYQVMLSDFNRDPQEFKRLLEQKIIEIEQRPPLKHKLRLGYIGVPPMTCDLYDYVEKLDARFVYNEVQREFAFPRGATAKNIYEQYHDYTYPYDLSFRLDEIKKQINERQLDALVHYTQTFCHRGIEDIVIKQTLDLPILTIEGDTHNRLDARTKLRLEAFLDMLLDLKEVDK